A single window of Desulfocurvibacter africanus subsp. africanus DSM 2603 DNA harbors:
- a CDS encoding class IV adenylate cyclase has product MALETELKFCKPDFGRVHENLSRLGADFQFRALERNLVLDDVDSSLRHRGMLLRLRQVDHRFVLTFKRPPTGQAGKSSDAPCGATVAKVLEEIETSVTDFQAMQCILEALGYRPAFTYEKVREKWLLDNAVICLDRLPFGRFVEIEAEEPEILRLAADLGLDAGCATSENYHELNRCHRQAAGLPPEDSFVFSSEERARMAVSPEI; this is encoded by the coding sequence ATGGCTCTAGAGACGGAACTCAAATTCTGCAAGCCGGATTTCGGAAGGGTTCACGAGAACTTGTCGCGCCTAGGGGCCGATTTCCAATTCAGGGCCCTTGAGCGCAACCTGGTCCTGGATGATGTCGATTCATCCCTGCGCCATCGGGGAATGCTGCTTAGGCTACGCCAAGTTGATCATCGCTTCGTGTTGACCTTCAAGCGGCCCCCAACTGGCCAGGCAGGCAAGTCCTCAGATGCGCCTTGCGGGGCAACAGTTGCGAAAGTTCTTGAAGAGATCGAGACCAGCGTGACCGACTTCCAGGCCATGCAGTGCATCTTGGAAGCCTTGGGCTACAGGCCGGCTTTCACCTATGAGAAGGTGCGGGAAAAGTGGCTTTTGGATAATGCCGTGATCTGCCTTGATCGTTTGCCCTTTGGCCGGTTTGTAGAGATAGAGGCAGAAGAGCCTGAAATTCTCCGCCTGGCGGCTGACTTGGGCCTGGATGCGGGTTGCGCCACGTCCGAGAATTACCACGAACTCAACCGATGCCACAGACAGGCCGCGGGTCTTCCGCCCGAGGACAGCTTCGTCTTTTCCTCCGAGGAGAGGGCGCGCATGGCGGTATCGCCGGAAATCTAA
- the uvrB gene encoding excinuclease ABC subunit UvrB, which produces MSEKFKLVSPFEPMGDQPQAIEKLAWAIENGVSEQVLLGVTGSGKTFTMANVVAKVNRPTLVMAPNKTLAAQLFNEFKALFPENAVEYFVSYYDYYQPEAYLPHTDTYIEKDSSINDDIDKLRHSATHALLTRRDVLIVASVSCIYGLGSPEYYAKMVVPLERGQQLSMERLAARLVEVHYERNDYDFSRGKFRVRGDVLEIIPAYSRERALRVEFFGDEVEAIYETDPLTGEVFSTVKKTVIFPASHFVSDRDNTSRASSDIRDELGERLRYFQRENKLLEAQRIEQRTMFDLEMIEELGYCNGIENYSRHLDGRRAGEPPATLLDYFPEDFLLFVDESHITISQIGGMFKGDRSRKQTLVDFGFRLPSALDNRPLAFEEFLTRVNQCVYVSATPGPWELERSGDAVVEQIIRPTGLVDPILEVRPVKGQMDNLLAECKLRKTRGERVLVTTLTKRMAEDLTEYMLSMGVQTRYLHSDIDTLERVAIIQALRAGEFDVLVGINLLREGLDIPEVSLVAILDADKEGFLRSARSLVQTFGRAARNVGGKVVMYADKITDSMRAAMDETNRRRTRQEDHNREMGITPRTILKSLENVLEKLYPDSEAETYAKVAEEAAKYGHDPKRIEKEIKSLERDMREAAKELAFERAAEIRDRIFSLKQLLLESA; this is translated from the coding sequence ATGTCTGAAAAATTTAAGCTTGTCAGCCCCTTCGAGCCCATGGGCGATCAGCCTCAAGCTATCGAGAAGCTTGCCTGGGCCATCGAAAATGGCGTGAGCGAACAAGTGCTGTTGGGTGTCACCGGTTCGGGCAAAACTTTCACCATGGCCAACGTCGTAGCCAAGGTGAATCGGCCCACGCTGGTCATGGCGCCAAACAAAACCCTGGCCGCTCAGCTCTTCAACGAATTCAAGGCGCTCTTTCCCGAGAACGCGGTGGAGTATTTCGTAAGCTATTACGACTATTACCAGCCCGAAGCTTACTTGCCGCACACGGACACGTATATCGAGAAAGACTCTTCCATCAACGACGATATCGACAAGCTGCGCCACTCGGCCACGCACGCGCTGCTGACCCGGCGCGACGTACTCATCGTGGCCTCCGTGTCGTGCATCTACGGCCTGGGTTCTCCCGAGTATTACGCCAAAATGGTCGTGCCCCTGGAGCGTGGACAGCAATTGTCCATGGAGCGGTTGGCCGCGCGCTTGGTGGAAGTGCATTACGAGCGCAACGACTATGACTTCAGCCGAGGCAAGTTCCGCGTGCGCGGCGATGTGCTGGAGATCATTCCGGCCTACTCCCGCGAGCGCGCGTTGCGGGTGGAGTTCTTCGGGGACGAGGTGGAAGCCATCTACGAGACCGACCCGCTGACGGGGGAGGTTTTCTCCACCGTCAAGAAGACGGTCATTTTCCCGGCCAGCCACTTTGTTTCGGATCGCGACAACACCTCGCGTGCATCGAGCGATATCCGCGACGAGCTTGGCGAGCGGCTGCGCTATTTCCAGCGCGAGAATAAGCTGCTGGAGGCTCAGCGTATCGAGCAGCGCACCATGTTCGACCTGGAGATGATCGAGGAGCTGGGCTACTGCAACGGCATCGAAAACTACTCGCGCCATCTGGATGGCCGCAGAGCGGGTGAGCCTCCGGCCACGTTGCTGGACTATTTCCCAGAGGACTTCCTGCTTTTCGTGGACGAGTCGCACATCACCATCTCCCAGATCGGCGGCATGTTCAAAGGCGACCGCTCGCGCAAGCAGACACTGGTGGACTTCGGTTTCCGCTTGCCTTCGGCCCTGGACAACCGGCCCCTGGCCTTCGAGGAGTTCCTGACGCGCGTCAACCAGTGCGTGTACGTCTCGGCCACGCCCGGCCCCTGGGAACTGGAGCGCTCGGGCGATGCGGTGGTGGAGCAGATCATCCGCCCCACGGGCCTGGTGGATCCCATTCTCGAGGTGCGGCCGGTCAAGGGCCAGATGGATAACCTGCTGGCCGAGTGCAAGCTGCGCAAGACTCGTGGCGAGCGGGTGCTGGTCACCACTTTGACCAAGCGCATGGCCGAGGACCTGACGGAATACATGCTGTCCATGGGCGTGCAGACCCGCTACCTGCATTCGGACATCGACACCCTGGAGCGCGTGGCCATTATCCAGGCCCTGCGCGCAGGTGAATTCGATGTGCTGGTGGGCATCAACCTCCTGCGCGAAGGGCTGGACATCCCCGAGGTTTCGCTGGTGGCCATCCTGGATGCCGACAAGGAAGGCTTCCTGCGTTCCGCGCGCTCCCTTGTGCAGACCTTTGGCCGCGCCGCACGCAATGTCGGCGGCAAGGTCGTCATGTATGCGGACAAAATTACCGACTCCATGCGCGCGGCCATGGATGAAACCAATCGTCGTCGGACCAGACAGGAGGACCACAACCGCGAGATGGGCATCACCCCGCGGACCATATTGAAAAGTCTGGAGAACGTACTCGAAAAGCTGTATCCGGACAGCGAGGCCGAAACGTACGCCAAGGTCGCCGAAGAGGCGGCCAAGTACGGGCACGATCCCAAGAGAATCGAGAAGGAGATCAAGTCGCTGGAGCGTGACATGCGCGAGGCCGCCAAGGAGTTGGCCTTCGAGCGTGCCGCCGAAATACGCGACCGCATCTTCTCGCTCAAGCAACTGCTACTGGAGAGCGCATGA
- a CDS encoding response regulator transcription factor, whose amino-acid sequence MIADDHPIVREGLKQILAGAHDIQVIAEADTGYDLLDKLPKFQPDTILLDIKMPGIGGLDVLKQIKSLKPELPVLILSMHPEEQYAIRVLKAGAAGYLTKNSAPEKLVDAIRKVNQGGKYISSSLAERLAFDLDSDSHKSSHEFLSDREYQVLCMIAQGKTVSEIADTLKLSVKTISTYRARILEKMKMKNNAELTYYAIQNGLVE is encoded by the coding sequence ATGATAGCTGATGATCACCCCATTGTTCGTGAGGGTTTAAAGCAGATCTTAGCTGGCGCACACGATATACAAGTCATTGCAGAGGCGGACACTGGCTACGATTTGCTTGACAAGCTGCCTAAATTTCAGCCTGATACCATTCTTTTGGATATCAAGATGCCTGGCATTGGCGGACTTGACGTACTCAAGCAAATTAAGAGTCTTAAGCCGGAACTTCCGGTCCTTATTCTCAGCATGCATCCCGAAGAGCAGTATGCAATCCGAGTTCTTAAGGCTGGCGCAGCTGGTTATTTGACCAAAAATAGTGCTCCGGAAAAACTCGTCGATGCCATTCGCAAGGTTAACCAGGGAGGTAAATACATCAGTTCGTCCTTGGCCGAGCGCTTAGCCTTTGATCTTGACAGTGACTCACATAAAAGCTCGCATGAATTTCTCTCTGATCGCGAGTATCAGGTTCTCTGCATGATCGCCCAGGGCAAAACTGTTTCTGAAATTGCTGATACGCTTAAGCTAAGCGTAAAGACAATTAGTACCTATAGAGCTAGAATCCTTGAAAAAATGAAGATGAAGAACAATGCTGAATTGACGTATTACGCAATCCAGAATGGATTGGTAGAGTAG
- a CDS encoding YbaB/EbfC family nucleoid-associated protein, protein MRGMNDLMRQAQVMQKKILESQKALDQKRVEATSGGGMVTAVVTGGLELVSIKIDKAAVDPNDVDMLQDLILAAINEGVKKAKAMKEEEMAKLTGGMNIPGLI, encoded by the coding sequence ATGCGTGGCATGAACGACCTTATGCGCCAAGCGCAGGTCATGCAGAAGAAGATTTTGGAATCCCAGAAGGCCCTGGACCAGAAGCGCGTCGAGGCCACCAGCGGCGGCGGCATGGTCACGGCCGTGGTCACCGGCGGCCTGGAGCTGGTATCTATTAAAATCGACAAGGCTGCCGTAGACCCGAACGACGTGGACATGCTCCAGGACCTCATCCTGGCCGCGATCAACGAAGGCGTGAAGAAGGCCAAGGCCATGAAGGAAGAGGAAATGGCCAAGCTCACGGGCGGCATGAATATTCCGGGGTTGATCTAG
- the clpA gene encoding ATP-dependent Clp protease ATP-binding subunit ClpA yields the protein MLSKRLETVLTDAVKEVKRRNHEFLTLEHLLYAIVREESGKSILESCGADLMRLRNQLERYFIDHLEVMPEPMSTEVVQTLSVQRVLQRAIMHMQSAGKDQVEVGDVLASLFDEEDSYAVYFLKSQGISRLDILEVIAHPSNQPEPGKSCSGGECGGAKKESLLDQFTVNLVQKAREGLIDPLIGRKDELERTIQVLARRRKNNPLYVGDPGVGKTAMAEGLALRIIQRDVPEMFYDTEIFALDMGALLAGTKYRGDFEARLKGVLTALVERKNAILFVDEIHTIVGAGATSGGTLDASNILKPLLASGEIRCIGSTTFEEYKNHFEKDRALSRRFQKIEIQEPSVEDTVDILKGLKPYYEKHHKVHYTLTAIKAAAELSARYINDRFLPDKAIDVIDEAGAVFKLSGARKDNAIRVGDVEKVVAKIARVPSQRVTASDRLRLKDLDNELKGRVFGQDQAVDSIARSIKRSRAGLGNETRPLGNFLLIGPTGVGKTELAKQLAEVMGVKFLRYDMSEYMEKHAVARLIGAPPGYVGFDQGGLLTEDVRKNPYSVLLLDEIEKAHPDLFNILLQIMDYATLTDNTGRKADFRHVVVLMTSNAGVREMAATSLGFLGGEETMKGKGVKAVEKLFSPEFRNRLDAIIQFDTLKQEVVEQIVDKFIGQLNDQIREKKVVVRLTAKARSVLATWGYDPSFGARPLGRVIQTKVKDRLADEMLFGELQKGGEVLVDAPANPSRKGNTEEDQLLFSITPPVITRTKELEEEEMGQA from the coding sequence ATGCTTAGCAAAAGATTAGAAACGGTTTTGACGGATGCGGTCAAGGAAGTCAAACGCCGTAATCACGAATTCCTGACGTTGGAGCACCTCCTCTACGCCATCGTCCGGGAGGAGAGCGGCAAGAGCATCCTGGAGAGCTGCGGGGCCGACCTGATGCGCTTGCGTAACCAGCTTGAAAGGTACTTCATAGACCATCTCGAGGTCATGCCCGAGCCCATGTCTACCGAGGTCGTGCAGACCTTGAGCGTGCAACGCGTGCTCCAGCGCGCCATAATGCACATGCAGTCCGCGGGCAAGGATCAGGTCGAAGTGGGCGACGTGTTGGCTTCCTTGTTCGATGAAGAGGATTCCTATGCGGTCTACTTCCTCAAATCCCAAGGCATCAGCCGTTTGGATATCCTGGAAGTCATCGCGCACCCCTCCAATCAGCCGGAACCCGGCAAGTCCTGCTCGGGTGGCGAATGCGGAGGAGCCAAGAAGGAGTCCTTGTTGGACCAGTTCACCGTGAACCTGGTGCAGAAGGCTCGCGAAGGTCTCATCGACCCTCTCATTGGCCGAAAGGACGAGCTTGAACGCACAATTCAGGTGCTGGCCCGCAGGCGTAAGAACAACCCGCTCTACGTGGGGGATCCAGGCGTGGGCAAGACGGCCATGGCCGAGGGCTTGGCCCTGCGCATTATTCAGCGCGATGTGCCCGAGATGTTTTACGATACCGAGATCTTCGCTCTGGATATGGGCGCGCTGCTCGCGGGGACCAAGTACCGCGGCGACTTCGAAGCCCGGCTCAAGGGTGTGCTCACGGCCCTGGTGGAGCGCAAAAACGCCATCCTGTTCGTGGACGAGATCCACACCATCGTTGGCGCTGGCGCCACCAGCGGCGGCACGCTGGACGCTTCGAACATCCTCAAGCCGCTGCTGGCCTCGGGTGAGATCCGTTGCATCGGCTCCACCACCTTCGAGGAGTACAAGAACCATTTTGAGAAGGATCGCGCCCTGTCCCGGCGCTTCCAGAAAATCGAGATCCAGGAGCCCTCGGTGGAGGACACCGTGGACATCCTCAAAGGCCTCAAGCCCTATTACGAGAAACATCATAAGGTGCATTACACCCTGACGGCCATCAAGGCCGCGGCCGAGCTCTCGGCCAGGTACATCAACGATCGATTCCTGCCCGACAAGGCCATCGATGTCATCGATGAGGCCGGAGCGGTGTTCAAGCTGAGTGGAGCCCGCAAAGACAACGCCATCCGAGTCGGCGACGTGGAGAAAGTCGTTGCCAAGATTGCCCGCGTGCCTTCCCAGCGCGTGACCGCCTCGGACCGCCTGCGGCTCAAGGACTTGGATAACGAGCTCAAAGGGCGCGTCTTTGGTCAGGACCAGGCCGTGGACAGTATCGCCCGCTCCATCAAGCGCTCCCGTGCCGGTTTAGGCAACGAGACGCGGCCTTTGGGCAACTTCCTGCTGATAGGCCCCACGGGCGTGGGCAAGACGGAACTGGCCAAGCAATTGGCCGAGGTCATGGGCGTCAAGTTCCTGCGTTACGACATGAGCGAGTACATGGAAAAGCACGCCGTGGCCCGATTGATCGGCGCGCCTCCTGGCTATGTGGGCTTCGACCAGGGCGGATTGCTCACCGAGGATGTCCGTAAGAATCCGTACAGCGTGCTGCTGCTGGACGAGATCGAGAAGGCTCACCCTGATCTGTTCAATATCCTGTTGCAGATCATGGACTACGCTACGTTGACGGACAATACGGGCCGCAAGGCCGACTTCCGGCATGTGGTCGTGCTCATGACCTCAAATGCCGGCGTGCGCGAAATGGCCGCCACCAGCCTCGGTTTCCTCGGCGGCGAGGAGACCATGAAGGGCAAGGGCGTCAAGGCCGTGGAAAAACTGTTCAGCCCTGAGTTCCGTAACAGGCTGGATGCCATCATCCAGTTCGATACGCTGAAGCAGGAAGTCGTCGAGCAGATCGTGGACAAATTCATCGGTCAGCTCAACGATCAAATCAGGGAAAAGAAGGTCGTGGTCAGGCTAACGGCCAAAGCTCGTAGCGTGCTGGCTACCTGGGGCTATGATCCATCCTTCGGAGCGCGACCACTGGGGCGGGTTATACAGACCAAAGTAAAAGACCGCCTGGCCGACGAGATGCTCTTCGGCGAACTGCAGAAGGGTGGCGAGGTGCTTGTCGATGCGCCCGCAAATCCGAGCCGAAAGGGCAACACCGAGGAGGACCAGCTTTTGTTCTCCATCACGCCACCCGTCATAACCCGGACCAAAGAACTTGAAGAAGAAGAGATGGGGCAGGCCTAG
- a CDS encoding DUF190 domain-containing protein, with translation MNIPQQAMRLRIYIGEDYRHGGRPLFEIIVEQARRQGLAGATVLRGLSGFGANSRIKTSKILMLSEDLPLVVEIVDAQDKIERFLPYVDEVVGEGLVTMEPVTVIFYRHSGAGGKP, from the coding sequence ATGAACATACCGCAACAAGCCATGAGGCTGCGCATCTACATCGGGGAAGACTACCGCCATGGCGGCAGGCCCCTGTTCGAGATCATCGTCGAACAAGCACGCCGACAAGGCTTGGCCGGCGCCACCGTGCTGCGAGGACTATCAGGGTTCGGCGCGAACAGCCGCATCAAGACCTCCAAAATCCTTATGCTCTCGGAGGATCTACCGCTGGTGGTGGAGATCGTAGATGCGCAGGATAAGATCGAACGCTTTCTCCCCTATGTTGATGAAGTCGTAGGCGAAGGGCTGGTAACCATGGAGCCGGTTACGGTCATCTTCTACCGGCACTCGGGAGCGGGCGGCAAGCCGTAG
- the aat gene encoding leucyl/phenylalanyl-tRNA--protein transferase, protein MSVFILGEQLIFPDPAYADPDGLLAVGGDLSKERLVSAYAHGIFPWYSSTTPILWWSPDPRPIIEPTRIVVARSLRKLLRKLPFQITLDRAFEEVIAACAKTKRPQGEGTWLISEMIEAYMDLHETGLAHSVEAWQDGRLVGGLYGVSLGRAFFGESMFFHVPNASKAAFVTLNRLLAQWEFHFVDCQQATPHMLKFGALEVSRREFLARLRAAIQHPTRRGPWEMPEGFCESLEW, encoded by the coding sequence ATGTCGGTCTTTATTCTCGGCGAACAACTGATCTTCCCTGATCCCGCCTACGCTGACCCTGATGGGCTGCTTGCGGTGGGCGGCGATCTGTCCAAGGAACGGCTGGTCTCGGCTTACGCGCACGGCATTTTCCCCTGGTACAGCTCCACCACCCCAATCCTCTGGTGGTCGCCGGATCCGCGCCCCATCATTGAGCCCACCAGGATCGTGGTGGCGCGCAGCCTGCGCAAGCTCCTGCGCAAGCTGCCCTTCCAGATCACTCTGGACAGGGCCTTTGAAGAAGTCATCGCGGCCTGTGCCAAGACCAAGCGGCCTCAGGGTGAGGGTACCTGGCTGATTTCGGAGATGATTGAAGCCTATATGGACCTGCATGAAACCGGCTTGGCGCATAGCGTTGAGGCTTGGCAGGATGGCAGGCTCGTGGGCGGGCTCTATGGAGTGTCCCTTGGCCGGGCCTTCTTCGGCGAATCCATGTTCTTCCACGTGCCCAATGCCTCCAAGGCGGCCTTTGTCACCCTTAACCGGCTGTTGGCGCAGTGGGAATTCCATTTCGTGGATTGCCAGCAGGCAACCCCGCATATGCTCAAGTTCGGCGCGCTGGAAGTCAGCAGGCGCGAGTTTCTGGCGCGGCTACGAGCCGCCATCCAGCATCCGACCAGGCGAGGTCCTTGGGAAATGCCCGAGGGTTTTTGCGAAAGCCTGGAGTGGTAG
- the crcB gene encoding fluoride efflux transporter CrcB, with amino-acid sequence MHKLVLMAMAGAAGTLARYGLAQAVQRLSGQGFPTGTFAVNVLGSFLFGLVWTLCEDRLPMGSEVRIVLLTGFMGAFTTFSTFMFESSALLKHGQWMYALLNIGGQTLLGLFALTLGIAAAKLRF; translated from the coding sequence GTGCACAAGCTCGTCCTCATGGCCATGGCCGGCGCTGCCGGGACACTGGCGCGCTACGGTCTGGCTCAGGCCGTGCAGCGCTTGTCCGGCCAAGGATTCCCCACCGGCACCTTTGCAGTCAATGTGCTGGGGAGTTTCTTGTTCGGGCTGGTCTGGACCCTGTGTGAAGACCGACTGCCCATGGGCAGCGAGGTGCGCATAGTGCTTCTGACCGGCTTCATGGGCGCGTTCACCACGTTCTCGACCTTTATGTTCGAAAGCTCGGCCCTGCTTAAGCACGGACAATGGATGTATGCTCTTCTCAATATCGGCGGACAGACGCTGCTCGGTCTGTTTGCCTTGACCCTGGGCATAGCCGCAGCCAAGCTGCGCTTTTAG
- the recR gene encoding recombination mediator RecR → MTNKLPRPLRDVAEQMARLPGFGPKSALRAALALLGMPREQAEGLGRAILTLREHLCFCSRCNSISEFDPCPVCADPGRDSEQLVLVSDWDSLLALEEGGFFRGQYFVLGGLLAPLDKVNPEQLAFDRLRDRLAESEVRELILALGTTMDAEATASYVKNMVERDFPEVRVTRLAQGIPLGSEVRFVDKETLRQSLLHRQKL, encoded by the coding sequence ATGACCAACAAGCTTCCCCGGCCGCTACGCGACGTGGCCGAACAGATGGCGCGCCTGCCTGGCTTCGGGCCCAAATCCGCGTTGCGTGCGGCCCTAGCACTTCTGGGCATGCCCCGAGAGCAGGCCGAGGGCCTGGGGCGGGCCATCCTGACTTTGCGCGAACATCTGTGTTTCTGCTCGCGCTGCAATTCCATCAGCGAGTTCGACCCATGTCCCGTCTGCGCCGATCCGGGCCGCGACTCTGAGCAACTCGTGCTCGTGAGCGATTGGGACAGTCTGCTGGCTTTGGAGGAGGGCGGCTTTTTTCGCGGGCAATACTTTGTTCTTGGCGGGCTGCTGGCTCCGCTGGACAAGGTGAATCCCGAGCAGCTGGCCTTCGACCGCTTGCGCGACCGGCTGGCCGAGAGTGAGGTGCGCGAGCTGATCCTGGCCCTCGGCACGACCATGGACGCCGAGGCCACGGCCTCCTACGTGAAGAACATGGTCGAGCGCGACTTTCCGGAGGTGCGCGTCACACGTCTGGCCCAGGGCATTCCCCTCGGCTCGGAGGTGCGCTTCGTGGACAAGGAAACCCTGCGCCAGTCACTTCTGCACCGGCAGAAGTTGTAA
- the clpS gene encoding ATP-dependent Clp protease adapter ClpS, whose product MAKPFTRENTEFETNIKEEVREPRRYKVLLHNDDYTTMEFVVFVLKVIFNKNEAEATHIMLMVHEKGIGVCGVYTTEIAETKVALVHKTARKEGYPLKCTMEEV is encoded by the coding sequence ATGGCCAAGCCCTTTACCCGTGAGAACACTGAGTTCGAGACCAATATCAAGGAAGAGGTTAGGGAGCCTCGTCGGTACAAAGTGCTCCTGCACAACGACGATTATACGACCATGGAGTTCGTCGTCTTCGTGCTCAAGGTCATCTTCAATAAAAATGAGGCCGAAGCCACGCATATCATGCTTATGGTGCATGAGAAGGGGATTGGCGTCTGCGGGGTCTATACGACCGAAATAGCCGAAACCAAGGTGGCTTTGGTGCACAAGACGGCCCGCAAAGAGGGTTACCCCCTCAAATGTACCATGGAAGAGGTTTAA
- a CDS encoding glycosyltransferase family 9 protein translates to MSQSSLIGRRFAKILVCQQRQIGDVLLATPAVHMLRQAQPQAELHFLTEKKCSPVLQHNPDIDIIWEIDKKKLTHLGKQLAFYRHVARQGFDLVVDFQQLPRLLWVVLFSRAAVRLSYTPPWQRRFLYTHWTDTQPGYAAQTKASILRPLGIEWNGEKPRIHLSEDEQRQAAQWLREQGLREGERLITVDPSHRRLTRLWPAQHFARLIDLAAERDASLRFLLLFGPGEEPVVQEVAGLVRRKEALLPVGRMLSLREMAAVLRLADLHVGNCSSPAHFAVAVDTPTLIMRGSTGDEWRYPSPEHRSLRLGLDCQPCNKSPCPLGTRQCLVELTAEQVLTPLLDMLRGPKIQE, encoded by the coding sequence TTGAGCCAATCAAGCCTCATCGGGAGACGCTTCGCCAAGATCCTGGTCTGCCAACAGCGCCAGATCGGCGACGTGCTCCTGGCCACTCCGGCCGTGCACATGCTCCGCCAGGCCCAGCCCCAGGCCGAGCTGCATTTCCTCACCGAGAAGAAATGCTCGCCCGTGCTCCAGCATAACCCGGATATCGACATCATCTGGGAGATCGACAAGAAAAAGCTGACCCACCTCGGCAAACAGCTCGCCTTCTATCGCCATGTCGCCCGCCAGGGCTTTGATCTGGTGGTGGATTTCCAGCAACTGCCGCGCCTGTTGTGGGTGGTGCTCTTTTCCCGCGCCGCGGTGCGCCTGAGCTACACCCCTCCGTGGCAGCGTCGGTTCCTGTATACACATTGGACCGATACGCAGCCTGGTTATGCCGCCCAAACCAAGGCAAGCATTCTTAGGCCCTTAGGCATAGAATGGAATGGCGAGAAGCCGCGTATCCATCTCAGTGAAGATGAGCAACGCCAAGCTGCCCAGTGGCTGAGAGAACAAGGTTTGCGTGAGGGCGAACGGCTGATCACCGTTGATCCCTCGCACCGCCGTCTCACGCGCTTGTGGCCTGCCCAGCACTTTGCGCGACTCATCGATCTCGCGGCCGAGCGCGATGCAAGCCTGCGCTTCCTGCTCTTGTTCGGGCCGGGCGAGGAACCGGTGGTGCAAGAGGTCGCCGGGCTCGTACGGCGCAAGGAGGCCCTGCTGCCCGTAGGGCGCATGCTCAGCCTGCGCGAGATGGCCGCAGTCCTTCGCCTGGCCGACCTGCACGTGGGCAACTGCTCGTCCCCGGCCCACTTCGCCGTGGCAGTGGACACGCCGACCTTGATCATGCGCGGCTCCACGGGCGACGAGTGGCGCTACCCCTCGCCCGAGCACCGCAGCCTGCGCCTGGGACTGGACTGTCAGCCCTGCAACAAGAGCCCCTGCCCTCTGGGCACGCGGCAGTGCCTTGTCGAGCTTACGGCCGAGCAAGTCCTGACGCCTCTTCTTGATATGCTTAGGGGACCCAAGATTCAGGAATAA
- a CDS encoding potassium channel family protein, translating into MSMRTRILALRYRYRLWWPVLAGFVFICGVVVAGVAGFMLVEGWAFVDSLYMVVITLSTVGFTEVHPLSSEGRLFTVGLILSGVGAFAYLVGSFTQLMVEGRLQLMLERRRMQKIINKQSGHFIVCGYGRIGSIVAKEIHREGYPVVVVEKDPTLIEELEASGMMSVAGDATSDEVLLSAGLEKASSLITALTSDAANVYVTLTARQLNPKLTIIARADSEAHIPRLERAGADRVVLPNLIGGRRMAQSVLRPTVTNLLEIAARSNLDLQMEELRIGPASVLNGKDLKSAGIRPRLNIIIMAIKKHTNEMIFNPGPDAVIESGDTLVTVGKPDHLQKLRDICDGQTAAVSV; encoded by the coding sequence ATGAGCATGCGCACACGCATCCTGGCATTGCGGTATAGATACCGGCTGTGGTGGCCGGTGCTCGCTGGTTTCGTATTCATATGCGGAGTAGTGGTCGCGGGCGTGGCAGGGTTCATGCTCGTGGAAGGCTGGGCCTTCGTGGACAGCCTGTACATGGTCGTTATTACCCTTTCCACCGTGGGTTTCACCGAGGTCCACCCTCTATCCTCCGAAGGGCGCCTGTTCACCGTGGGGCTGATATTGTCCGGAGTCGGCGCCTTCGCCTATCTCGTGGGCTCCTTCACCCAATTGATGGTGGAAGGCCGCCTGCAGTTAATGCTCGAGAGACGCAGGATGCAAAAAATCATCAATAAGCAGTCAGGCCACTTCATCGTCTGCGGCTACGGCCGCATCGGCAGCATCGTAGCCAAGGAGATCCATCGCGAAGGCTATCCCGTGGTGGTCGTTGAGAAGGATCCCACCCTGATCGAGGAACTGGAGGCGAGCGGCATGATGTCCGTGGCTGGCGATGCCACTTCGGACGAGGTTCTCTTGTCCGCCGGTCTGGAGAAGGCTTCCTCGCTTATCACGGCCCTGACTTCCGATGCGGCGAATGTCTATGTCACGCTGACGGCTCGTCAGCTCAACCCCAAGCTGACCATCATCGCTCGCGCCGACAGTGAAGCGCACATCCCTCGCTTGGAGCGAGCCGGAGCCGACCGCGTTGTGCTGCCGAATCTCATCGGAGGCAGACGCATGGCCCAGTCCGTATTGCGGCCCACCGTCACCAACCTGTTGGAGATCGCCGCGCGCAGTAACCTGGACCTGCAGATGGAGGAACTGCGTATTGGACCGGCTTCGGTCCTGAACGGCAAGGATCTAAAGTCCGCCGGCATCCGCCCAAGACTGAACATCATTATTATGGCCATCAAAAAGCACACGAATGAAATGATCTTTAACCCTGGTCCGGATGCGGTCATCGAAAGCGGCGACACTTTGGTCACGGTAGGCAAACCGGATCATCTTCAGAAGCTCCGAGACATTTGCGACGGCCAGACCGCGGCCGTCAGCGTCTAG